In the genome of Pungitius pungitius chromosome 5, fPunPun2.1, whole genome shotgun sequence, the window TGGTTTGTCATGTGTGCTTTATGGTTACTTCCTTTCGGTCGGCCAGTACAAGAATTCCACCTTGTTTGAAGAATGACGAGTTATAGTAATATTTGATCAGTTGAATTTACAGGAAAACATGCCAAAATAACTGAGACACTATTCAGTCTAAATTAAAACCCCCATGATAAAAGGCAAAAGTACGTTTTTGTCTCGTATGTTAGAGAGATGTTCTGAGATGTGGTTTCATGGACAAACATGCTGTCTGAGAGCATTTAAcactacattttttgtaaaatgacTAAAGCACGTCTCTGCACATTATTAAAACATAACTGACTATCTTGTTTTAATATTGACACAGTTCACAgtgatgtaaataaaacatttaggtTGTTTCAGTGTTAACTCTAAAACCAATGAAGAAGATCCATCAACCCAACACCAATATATATTAGTGGATTAGCGGATCCTAACCGTGCCTCCAAAATGGATATTTGAACACTTGAAGTATCAATGGGCACATCTACTGAAGCCTCTCTGAAGAAGGAGCCTTTCCTTGTGTTGTAGTATCCCAGCAGATCAATTTGCTGCCTCAGGTGTGCTCCCACCACACTTCATAGCTCAGGTCCAGTTGTGATtggtatggaggactaaaagtgccacaattaagtaaataaatacacaattaaataattacttaaatgtgtcattaattaattcaaatacagattcatgttatgtaaaatacatatatacttatttcactatttacatttacatttcatgatcctgcgttgcagtgcttcatgaattacttaaaactgtcaaactgacccatcaaagtcagtgggcggggctaacgcgaatccagtctgatccattgctttggtagagtacctggccacggcagtattttgttcctggcccaaactctttgtggcatatacagtagatggccaccataagctcattaggtcagtgatattagcagataaacaatgcatctttctagatgtttcattacaattcatgtgtttgcaacaggtggagatttgttgtccacgttggggtggatggattcagtcgtttagtagctctgcatcaatccagtatccggaattgatttgtcttgacttgatacacagggtaaccaattaggcgttaggttccgcctaccaacttttgatgggtcagtttgacagttttaagtaattcatgaagcactgcaacgcaggatcatgaaatgtaaatgtaaatagtgaaataagtatatatgtattttacataacatgaatctgtatttgaattaattaatgacacatttattaacacatttatgtatttaattctatttttaattaattaatgacacatttaagtaattatttaatgatgtgtttatttatttaattgtggcacttttagtcctccatagaTTGGAGCCTGACGAGTGGGTAGAAATGAGGCATTAGTATTGCTGACTGTGGCAGTCAGGCGTGTTCCTCCCTCCTTTCAGAAGGAGGCAGAGCACAGGCTGAGGAAGTCAGTAGTCCACCGTCATACTTGTGCTCAGCCAGCCGACATTGTGTAAAGTCATGAAGAATGCAGACCTTGTGATATTACGGGAATCAAGTGCTAAATCTGAAACGCATTTCCATAGATTAAtacaataattcaaacattaccTAAAATATAAGATGCATAACAGTTTGATATAATTTTATTTGATGTGCAGGAAATGTGTAACTTAAATCCATGTGTCTTAAATACATagcattatttcaaaataaaacactgtgtTTAGAGTGTGAGGacacacaataaaatataaaatcacaCCCTGAAAAATGTGGTGATTCTAGTATTTACCGCTCCATAACTAAAGGGGAAGTTCATAACCACTATTTTTTGCTCATTATACTGTAGTAACATAATGAGCACATTCTCTGGAAACTCTCTTCATTGTTAAGTTTCTCATCCTTCAGACACatattcacaaaaacacacacacacacatacacacacacacacaatcaatgcCACAATCACTCCATGGTTATGATAAaggacagaaaataaagaacacatAGCTCTTATAGTCGCGAATGAATATGTCATATAGTTATTCCTCATTATTCAAAATGCTTCATCTATCATTTTCCATCACATCCCAATTACTGGTtagaaaaacaacttttgtcCTCAGCGTTGCCCTGCACACGAAAAGTAACACAAGTGTGAACATACTGATGTGCTGGCAGCAGGACGCCTAAAGTGCAAGCGAGTGTAAAGCTCAGTcagtgaggggggtggggcacAGGAGTTTGCCTCAGTGCCTGAAGGTGTGGATGTCATTGTGGAGGCTGACGGAGGGGCTGGAGGGCCCGCTGTGAATAGGGCAGCTTGTGTTGCAGCTGCAGCGCTGTATCCACATGACCTTTCTGTAGAAGCCCTCTCCATCGGGGCAATGGAAGCGGAGCGTCACAGTGTGGGAAAGGGAGGGTGTGCAGCAGCGGCCGTCGCTGCAAGTCCCACAGGTCCGAGGACGGTACCGCTGTGTGGTTGAGCATCCGGCAAAGGTGATTCTGACCGGTTCCTGGGGGCGGAATGTTCGCTGACACTTCTTCCCCTTCTGGATGGGAGAGAAAGAGCCACCATCAAAATGATCttgttacattttcatcaataaAACTGTGCAGTAttaaatgatcatttgtttACTCAAAAGACTTAGTTGGCTACAATGATCTTACTTTGTAATGTGGCATCATATTCCACCAATACTTTATGCTCATATTGAATATTGTTTGGTAGCGTACCTTGCTAGCTGCAGGAGGCTGCAGCTCACATTGGTGTATCTGGCACAGTCTGGTTTCTCTGAGCAGTCGACAGTCGGGGTTGTCATTGCTCACTCGACTTGAAATTCCCATCCCACACGTGGTGGAACACTCGGTCCACTCGGTGGTTTGTGGGAAACAGCTGGATACGTGTAACACCGTCGACTCGGGGAAGGACGCCATCTCTGTGATAAAGCCAATAAACAAAGCCAATGAATCATAATGAAACAATATATCCACGTGAGCTCTAACCCACTCGAGCAATGAGTGAGTTTGTTAAAACATCCATATTTGTAATTAGGGGATTAAATGCCAATGTGATGCTATCTCTTTTTGCACCAGCAATGGAAAAACCTGAGTATAGAGACATCAGCCATTTATTCACGATATCTCAACAATCTCACATTTTCATGACAATAGCTGTTGACATCCATTCTCCCCATTGGCTGTATGATTCATCACTATCTGAACTGTGGTGTCAATATCAGGGCCAAACGTCTACAAAATATCAAAGTCTCACATGCCAGAATATTAACTGAGCAAAGTTCTTTATTTCTTCCGACTAGGAGCTTTCCTGTAGTGCAACCCTCAAGATATTGTATCATTTTGCTCATAAGTGATCAAAACATTCCCgcgattaaaaagaaaattcacaCTTATTTCTTACTAACAGGTTTATTTAtgttaaatatatgtatttttatatcttttaaataaatgctaaaaaaaatatCTGTATGAAGTATAAAAAGTATAAATTTGTAATTAGAAGGTAAAAATGTAACGACCTGCTTTATCACAGAATTACACCAAAAGTCAATCTCTCTGAAACCAGTTCACGATGGATTCCCAAGCAGTTTCATTACTACGATTGGTTTGACCATAATTAATTTGTATATTGTGTAATATTTTGGGATCTGACGCTAGTTTTTGACACCACTCCAGCACACAAACAATAATAAGGTTGGTGGTGGGCCTCAGGAGGAACTCACCTCTGAGTGTGACCCCCTCGCCAGCGGCTGGTTGCCGGGGCTGTGGCTGGGCCTGTAGCAGCCCACTGATGTGGTTGGGAAGGGACAGGCTGTCTggcagggaggtgtgtgtgagcttCTCTGGCTCCTCACTGATGCGGTTGCTGTCGTCACACACCCATTCCTCGCAGCAGCTGCCCTTGGGCCTGGCCAGCCGGGGCCGCGAGCAGCGCCAGTAAGGCAGTGGCATTTGGCGAGGACAGAGGGGCATGCATCCCACCACCCGGTCCATACAGATACACTGGTGCTGGCAGTTGGGCTGGAAGTCCTCCCGATGCTGGTACACCCGCCCGCTGAACTCACAGGGCAAACCCTGGGCCTCAGCtttcagcaacacacacacagataaagggAGACCTTTGAACTTCATTGGACACAACGAAAAACCCACACTCAACAGAAACACCATCACAAATGAAACATAGTCATCATCCATTTGCACAAAGAAATATATctataaaatgaatatttaattatatttgaaCAGTTCAAattctgtattaaaaaaatattttaaaggtTATTTTGCCTTTGTTGCACCATACATAGCTTCAAAAACTCTGGTGGGTTAAACTGCCCATGATGCAACTTCATTTTAACTACACCTTTGCAAGCTGGAATTATGCACAcatttacagtctgtacacatgtgacctCCTCCATCCCAAAACCCCCACATCGACAGGACCctccgccaagtcaaattccatgtatgtctaacatataatggcaataccgtaaacgtttcctgattcctgattcctgaaaaagaaaatgtgatgcTGCTGTGAAGTGTGgaagatgtcatgtgtacataaCGAATTGTAAGAGAATGTGTTGGAAGCATGATTTGAGTTGtaaagtgggggaaaaaaggcagaaaaagattCAATTTGCTGTTGTGTTACAATAACTCTATGTTGGTTTATAATTAATAgctgaagtttaaaaaaagtgccTCCACTCACCTCTACACAGGCCTTTTTTAGGGTCTCCTCCGGCCCCCAGATGGCAGCGAAGCCCCTTGATGTGATCACAGGACGTGGTGGCACTGCAGTCCTCATTTAACTGCTTAGCACAAACCTTACAGCAGCCACAGTCGTCCGTCACCCAGCTGACGCCTGGCGGACACGGCTGGGGCGAAGGGGGGCAGGAGCACTCAGCTGGGCATTCACTGTCTGCCTGAGGACCAGGGTCAGAGGAGTATGGGTGGGAGTGTAAAAGTGAAAAATCTCATGAATAAAAGGACTTTTGCATATAATGACTAGATAATCAAGCACATATCACAAACAGAAAGTAATAACAGAGATAGTGTAAAACCAAGTGGCCACAAGTCAACTCACCATCACTGCAGCGCTGCAGAGCACAAACAGAGTGGATATGATCTGCTTCATAGTAACAGGGCTGAGCATCCTGAACTGAACGACCAAATGGATAGAGAAAAGGATATTCCAAAAGAATGAAGATTGTAAAAGTAAGAATTTTTAGTTTCCAGGATAAAAACCGATCCACAGTTCAGAGTCTGTGCACAGAGAGGTGAACCCGTTTGCTCTTGCTTGCTCTCCTTTAGCAACTTGTTGTTGGCCTAGCTCAGGTCTACTTCATAGAGAGGTTTCCCTGTGCAGGGCCTGCTCTTATAGACACacatgccccgccccctctgcCATATCATTACCTCCACGCTCAAGACGACTGGAGAGCGTCCAGAGGGAGTTGGTGGGAAATACTTTGTTATTGTGGACAGGTGACCCCAGGGAGGAATATTAAGCTGTCAGAATGTATGCAGGTCGTTAAAGTTACATCATTAAGAGTGATTGGAACATCCAGGCACACGATTGGTGGACAGGTTTAGATCATGATTGAGTTTTTATGGGGGACAGGGATATGGAGAAAATCCTTGTGAATGAAGTCCTTGACCAGCTCCGTCCTCTCCACTGCAGTGTGCTGTGGTGCATGGTGCTCACGACATCCTGTAGTCCCTCTATCTCTTCCCGATTGCGTCGCATTCCAGGAAATACAGGCCTGTCCTCAGGTTCCCATGATTGGTAGGAAAAACTCTGCATTTCCATTGTCATCCCAGAGCCCCTGACGTGTTTTGTTGGAGAGCAGGAAGGTCATAGAATTTAGCAATGGCTCACACACTCACGAAACATTGGAAAAGTAATTTGGCAAATTTGATTACACTGCCGAAGGTCTCCCCTTGCTCCCTGAAAAGTAATTATTCATTACAACATTTCAGAAGAATTGACCAGCTGTGCTTGGTGTGGGACGATCTATAGTAAAACAGTATGTAGCAGGGAGTCTGGTTAAAAGAGATCTGTTAATTATACATCAGAAGATGTCACAAACTGTGGCTGTTGTGTTGCTTTTGATCACGTCCTTGGAATGTCGGTGATTTATGGGCTCTATCTACATTATTGTAGCATATCCTTTGAGATATGATCTGTTGAGAAAGATCATGTGTTGAGATATTATATTGAGAAATGTGCTACTCAATGATGTAAATGACCGCTGTCTTGCTTTCCCTTGTAAATAAGTAAGTAATAATTAATTTAAGAAAATCTACCTGTCTGTCCCACTCTATCTGTCATTGATGTAACTCGGCAGCTGTTACAGAAGATGATTTCACTCCAAATGATGCTTGAAGATGAACAAAAATGAATAGCTGCCTTCCCCAAAATCTCATGTTAACTGTATTTCTATATTAAAACATAATAGGAAAGGTTGGATTTGAAGGTTTGGCTTGTGAGGCCATGTGGGCTGCATAACTGGTTAGACAATGGCCCACAGAACCTGTTCTCAGGCTCCAGTCATCCATGCTGGGTGAGTTCTAAAGTGTGCCCCGGCGTACCAGTAACCACACCGAGCAGGGATGTCACGGTGTACTGGCACACCCTTGAGTACACATCTACATCAGTGCAGCACAGTGTGTGGAGCTAAACTATAAACAAGACTTTCAATTACTGTTAAGTTGCTTTTTATCTGCAATCTGCGTGTGGACGtttctttgcagttaaataGTAACTTCTGAAGTTTATTAGGAGAATTTTATGCTTtagacaaaaaatgttttgtaactATTATCACCTTCAAAATAGGTTGTAGGTACAGTAGCTACAGCTTTGTGTATTTCTACAAAATCTGGCCTTAGAGAGGTCAGATTGAAGATGAAAAAATACTCATCAAACCCGTTTGTGGCCTTTAGGTTGACACTTGGTCCAACTACACACAGCTCATTGCCAGAGAGCAGGTGTTGTGTAGCTCTGTGATGTTCCTGTTTGCATAAAAAACCCGGCAGGCACCTACTGGGCTCGGCTCTGAAACCACTGGGACGCTGGAGTGGGGGGGCTGAGAGGGAGGTCGGGGGAGAGCACCTTGTTGGGCAGTCTGGATTCTTAGAATTCCTGGCCCACAAAGGCAGGATGTGTGCACTGGCCATGCTGCGTCGGACACTGATGGAGCagcggggggagaagggagtCGCACAGGGGTGGAGGGGTTGCCAGTTTGGCAGCCTCCTGTCTGGCTACGTGCCAACCATTGTTTGTCAGCCaggcaaacatttctaaaacacaTGAAGGTCAGGATTCGTCACGCAGCTCCCAGCTATCTGACACCATCCACCAGCCGGTCTgataaacattcttcatactgaATACGAACCACCAATCTGCAACCACAGACGTTACCAGACTCTTTTTCATTGGGATGTCTCTTGAAATGTAACAAAGGAAATTCCAAATCCTGCTGAACAACTCAGATTCTCCCTCATAGCAATGATATCCATTAGCAAACAGAAAGAGGTGCTGTGAGGCTACAAAGAGCTTACAGAGGTCCAGTCCAGTGGTCGTTTTTTGCTGAAGATGTTGGACTCTGGCTTTTTTCATCTCGGAAATGGACTTTTAAAGTTTAAGTTTAGTAGATCTTTTACCGCGGCCCATGAAATAAAAActgtcacacatttgaccacatcctagtttgtttttgtctcaccTGCATGtttactaacccccccccccgtcattacAGATCCTCCCACATCATTACCCACACCTGGTTCTCCTTgcccttctcacctgcagcacccccccccctgtcagccaCTCACTATAATACCTTCACATTCGGTTGTtccctgccagattgtcttgtgtgtttgcaaAGTTTTACAGTGTTTCTGAATTAGCCCGATAGCCTTCTGTTCGGACCCAGCCTGCCTTTGCAATGAAGAAATAAACAGCTGGTAGTGGCAGAATTTCCTTCATTTAAAGTCAGCGCTCAGCTTCATTCACTGATGTTGAAAACCACAAACCAAGTCAGACAGCAATCTAGGTGTAATAATGGATTCAGACTCCAATAACAGCCATACAAAGGCAAATACAAAATCATGTATTACCACCTGAAGGATATATCAAGGATTTGAGGACCTTGGACCAACATGTCCCTCCATTCATTTTCAGCGGACTGGACGGTGTATTCACAGGTCTATGGAAAAAGTCAGTTAATTGGAACGCTGCAGCTTGAGACCAAGAATGAGGATCACATCAGTCCACATCTGAGGTCTTTACACTAATTTCCTGTCCAACAAAGACTCAATTAAAATCATGCTGTTAGCTATAAAGACCTAAATGATTTAGGGCCAAAATACATGGCTGACCTGCTGCTACCTTACAAACCATCCCGACCCCCCCGGTTGTCTGGGAAGGGTCTCCTTCTTGTTCCCAAAGTCAGAACCAATAATTGGGGAAGCAGCTTcagttcttctcctccactcaTCTGGAACAAACTCCAAGAAAGCTGCAGACTCTCAGCAGATACAAATTTAGACCGAGACCAAACTCTTTTTAGCTTATTTATTgttgaaatgtatgtttttaatatttcGATCAATGTTCTTAatttttttgatattcatttACGGTTTTAAGGTTTTGTGTGCAGCACTTTGATTTTCCTTGTTAAAATGTGCTATTTTAACAAGGGAAACGTTGCGTGCCAGTGTTCTAAGCCTCCTAGGAAACGTGCCTTCAAAGGACAACTAATATTGAATTAGAAATGGCTCCCTTGCTATTTCTTTCCTAAACTAAGCTGCTTCCTTACTTCCGTTTTGAGTACTAGGCCCGAGTCCGCGTTAAGTAAATGTACATATGTTCAGTGTGGAATCAGCTGCAtgagagtatgtgtgtgtgtgggggggtgctaTATATCTGCCACATTCCTCATGCTGGTGTCCTTAGAAAGCTGGTGGTCCCCTGCAGTCATCACTCATCTCACATACTGACCTCAGTGTACTGACCAGCAGCTCAGTATTAGAACTCAGTATTAGTGCGGTTGGACGCACGTTGGATGACTGGCTCATTGGCTCTCTGATTCCACGTTCAGTTTTCAATCATCATAATCATTTTCAATAGCCATTGCTgatgaacatttattttcttttttgaccgtTTCATACAAAACGTTTGAATTGATTTTCCACTCTCTTCTGTAAATGAGTGCAATCTGTCAATTTGGCATCACTTCACATTGTCctcttaaaataaatgcacttaACGCTGAACGCTTTTGTTGCTGATAACTGTCTAaaaccttttctcctccttgtgTTTTTACACAATTGTTGGGCAAGTTGTATTTTTGaggattatttttattatggaaCAACTACAGTGCTTTTGGTCcatccaaaacaacaataaacccCAAACCTAAATATTTAAGGAAGTAAAAGTGAGGTTTTGGCTTTGTATGGAAAATACCTGTGTGCAGGCTTTATTACTGGGCAACTATTAGTTTGCACAATTATTATGCAACTAAATGAAAAACGAATGATTTCCCATCTTACTTGTTTAATTTCATCTGTTAAAgtgagaataataaaaaaaaactcaaaatttacaaatgaacattcctgacctttaaaaaataaatcagtgaCCAATAACAGTAATAAGCTGCCATTCATGGAGTTGGTCAGTTTCTTGATCTGTTGACGATCAACGTTTTGTGCAGCAGCAACCACAGCCTCCCAGACACTTCCTTCTCTGTATATCTACTGTTAAGAAGGCTCCACGAGTTCTCTATACGGTTTAGGTCAAATGAGGAAGGGGGCCATGTCATTATCTGTTCAACTTTAAGGCCTTTACTGGCTAGCCACGATAGTGGAGCATTACGATGCGTGTGATGGCACATTGTCTTGCATTGAAGATACAGACCATTTACTGTACCACTGCTTAAAGAAAGTGTCTTCGAAACACTGGCAGTAGGTTTGGGAGTTAATATTAAGTCCATGTTCAACCCGAAAAAGGTCCAACTAGCTCATCTTTAATAATACCAGCCACCTCCAACTTGCTGAGTCGAACCGGAGCTCTGGTCCGTCCATCTGGCCCGTCAAGAGTCACCCTCATCTCATCAGTCCAAAAAACCTTTGAAAAATCGATCTGGTGTTCTTCTTGGCCCAGTCTTGATGTTTCAGTTTATGTGTCTTGTTCAGTGGTTGACTGGgcactaatatattagtatattatcatcaaaattatatcaaataaaggcatgaaatatctcactttgcatgtaatgagtctatataatatattagtttcacctttaagttgaattacagaaagtaatg includes:
- the ccn1l2 gene encoding cellular communication network factor 1, like 2; its protein translation is MLSPVTMKQIISTLFVLCSAAVMADSECPAECSCPPSPQPCPPGVSWVTDDCGCCKVCAKQLNEDCSATTSCDHIKGLRCHLGAGGDPKKGLCRAEAQGLPCEFSGRVYQHREDFQPNCQHQCICMDRVVGCMPLCPRQMPLPYWRCSRPRLARPKGSCCEEWVCDDSNRISEEPEKLTHTSLPDSLSLPNHISGLLQAQPQPRQPAAGEGVTLREMASFPESTVLHVSSCFPQTTEWTECSTTCGMGISSRVSNDNPDCRLLRETRLCQIHQCELQPPAASKKGKKCQRTFRPQEPVRITFAGCSTTQRYRPRTCGTCSDGRCCTPSLSHTVTLRFHCPDGEGFYRKVMWIQRCSCNTSCPIHSGPSSPSVSLHNDIHTFRH